From one Leifsonia soli genomic stretch:
- a CDS encoding succinate dehydrogenase hydrophobic membrane anchor subunit, with protein sequence MTTIEAPRTPAARSSRGKNWEKWGWIYMRASGLVLVILIFGHLLINLVLGDGVKQIDFAFVAGKYATPFWQVWDLLMLWLALIHGGNGMRTLINDYAYNRVVNRVLKWAVLAAVVVLIVLGTLVIFTFDPCPAGAAAADLPSFCPAR encoded by the coding sequence GTGACGACCATCGAGGCGCCGCGCACCCCCGCCGCCCGGTCCTCCCGCGGCAAGAACTGGGAGAAGTGGGGCTGGATCTACATGCGGGCATCCGGTCTGGTGCTCGTGATCCTCATCTTCGGCCACCTGCTGATCAACCTCGTCCTCGGCGACGGCGTCAAGCAGATCGACTTCGCCTTCGTCGCCGGCAAGTACGCCACGCCGTTCTGGCAGGTCTGGGACCTCCTGATGCTGTGGCTCGCCCTGATCCACGGCGGCAACGGGATGCGCACGCTCATCAACGACTACGCCTACAACCGGGTCGTGAACCGCGTCCTGAAGTGGGCCGTCCTCGCCGCGGTCGTCGTGCTGATCGTGCTCGGAACGCTCGTGATCTTCACGTTCGACCCGTGCCCGGCCGGTGCCGCCGCCGCCGACCTGCCGTCCTTCTGCCCGGCACGCTGA
- a CDS encoding mannose-1-phosphate guanylyltransferase yields the protein MTQKRRITQGPPIERFYSVIPAGGIGSRLWPLSRADAPKFLHDLTGSGQTLLRDTWDRLVPLSGEQRIMVVTGRAHRAAVESQLPSLTDPNVVLESEPRDSTAAIGLAAAILEHREPGVIIGSFAADHVINNLPLFQSAVREAAAAARAGYITTIGIQPTEPAVGFGYIHYGERLEIAGAPSALAVDSFKEKPDLATAEGYLANGSYLWNASMFISRADKLLEEIGRNKPKLLSGLLELAEAWDDPAKRGPAVDRIWPALEKIAIDYTVAEPAAAAGRLAVIPGYFDWDDVGDFASLAKLNSGGRKSDLAILGENARVLSDSSSGIVVSQSNRVISLIGVKDIVVVDTPDALLVTTSENAQRVKAVVDALKITGSTDVL from the coding sequence ATGACTCAGAAGCGCAGGATCACGCAGGGCCCGCCCATCGAGCGCTTCTACAGCGTGATCCCGGCCGGCGGCATCGGTTCGCGGCTGTGGCCGCTGTCGCGCGCAGACGCCCCCAAGTTCCTGCACGACCTGACCGGATCGGGCCAGACGCTGCTGCGCGACACCTGGGACCGGCTGGTCCCGCTCTCCGGCGAGCAGCGCATCATGGTCGTCACCGGCCGCGCCCACCGCGCCGCCGTCGAGTCGCAGCTGCCGTCGCTCACGGACCCGAACGTGGTGCTCGAGTCGGAGCCGCGCGACTCCACCGCGGCGATCGGTCTCGCCGCCGCCATCCTGGAGCACCGCGAGCCCGGCGTGATCATCGGATCGTTCGCCGCGGACCACGTCATCAACAACCTCCCGCTCTTCCAGTCGGCGGTGCGGGAGGCGGCGGCCGCCGCGCGCGCCGGGTACATCACGACGATCGGCATCCAGCCGACGGAGCCGGCGGTCGGCTTCGGCTACATCCACTACGGCGAGCGCCTGGAGATCGCGGGAGCGCCGAGCGCGCTGGCCGTCGACTCCTTCAAGGAGAAGCCGGACCTGGCGACGGCGGAGGGCTACCTCGCGAACGGGTCGTACCTGTGGAACGCGAGCATGTTCATCTCCCGGGCCGACAAGCTGCTCGAGGAGATCGGCCGCAACAAGCCGAAGCTGCTCTCCGGACTGCTGGAGCTCGCGGAGGCGTGGGACGACCCTGCGAAGAGAGGGCCCGCGGTCGACCGGATCTGGCCGGCGCTCGAGAAGATCGCCATCGACTACACCGTCGCGGAGCCGGCGGCCGCGGCCGGACGGCTGGCGGTCATCCCCGGCTACTTCGACTGGGACGACGTCGGCGACTTCGCGTCGCTCGCGAAGCTCAACTCGGGAGGCCGCAAGTCGGACCTCGCCATCCTCGGCGAGAACGCCCGGGTGCTGTCCGACTCGTCCAGCGGCATCGTGGTGAGCCAGAGCAATCGCGTGATCAGCCTGATCGGCGTCAAGGACATCGTCGTCGTGGACACGCCGGATGCGCTGCTGGTGACCACCAGCGAGAACGCGCAGCGGGTGAAGGCCGTCGTGGACGCGCTGAAGATCACCGGCTCGACGGACGTGCTCTAG
- a CDS encoding BMP family lipoprotein, whose protein sequence is MTITARKAGLVGLAAIGVVSLLAACSAAPSDSSSGGAAKSDFLPCMVSDSGGFDDHSFNQLGYEGLQQAAKSLDVKYKQAESKSENDFAPNIQSMVDANCNLVVTVGFLLKDATEKAAKANPDVDFAIIDDNEIQAKNVKPIIFDTAQAAFLAGYAAASYSKTGIVGTFGGMQIPTVTIFMDGFADGVKYFNEQKGKSVKVVGWDVDSQNGLFTGGFDANETAKNTAQGIIDQNADVIMPVGGPIYQSAAQAIKDSGKPIAMIGVDADVYESDPTVKDLLLTSVMKGMKPATNDVVTQAAKGKFDATPYVGTLKNDGVGIAPFHDFESKVDSGLQGELDKIKAGIIDGSIKVTSPSSPKQ, encoded by the coding sequence TTGACAATCACAGCCCGTAAGGCCGGCCTCGTCGGCCTGGCGGCGATCGGCGTCGTCTCGCTGCTCGCCGCGTGCTCGGCTGCCCCGTCGGACAGCTCGTCCGGTGGCGCCGCGAAGAGCGACTTCCTGCCCTGCATGGTCTCCGACTCCGGTGGATTCGACGACCACTCGTTCAACCAGCTCGGCTACGAGGGCCTGCAGCAGGCCGCGAAGTCGCTCGACGTGAAGTACAAGCAGGCCGAGTCGAAGAGCGAGAACGACTTCGCTCCGAACATCCAGAGCATGGTCGACGCCAACTGCAACCTCGTCGTGACGGTCGGCTTCCTTCTCAAGGACGCGACGGAGAAGGCCGCGAAGGCGAACCCCGACGTCGACTTCGCGATCATCGACGACAACGAGATCCAGGCGAAGAACGTCAAGCCGATCATCTTCGACACCGCCCAGGCCGCGTTCCTGGCCGGATACGCCGCCGCCAGCTACTCGAAGACCGGCATCGTCGGCACCTTCGGCGGCATGCAGATCCCGACGGTCACCATCTTCATGGACGGCTTCGCCGACGGCGTGAAGTACTTCAACGAGCAGAAGGGCAAGTCGGTCAAGGTCGTCGGCTGGGATGTCGACAGCCAGAACGGTCTCTTCACCGGTGGCTTCGACGCCAACGAGACCGCGAAGAACACCGCGCAGGGCATCATCGACCAGAACGCCGATGTGATCATGCCGGTCGGCGGTCCGATCTACCAGTCGGCCGCTCAGGCGATCAAGGACTCCGGCAAGCCGATCGCGATGATCGGCGTCGACGCCGACGTCTACGAGTCCGACCCGACCGTGAAGGACCTGCTCCTCACCTCGGTCATGAAGGGCATGAAGCCGGCGACCAACGATGTCGTCACCCAGGCCGCCAAGGGCAAGTTCGACGCGACCCCGTACGTGGGAACGCTGAAGAACGACGGCGTCGGCATCGCCCCGTTCCACGACTTCGAGTCGAAGGTGGACTCGGGTCTGCAGGGTGAGCTCGACAAGATCAAGGCCGGCATCATCGACGGCTCGATCAAGGTCACCTCGCCCTCGTCGCCCAAGCAGTAA
- the sdhC gene encoding succinate dehydrogenase, cytochrome b556 subunit: MSDQATGTLQPAKTRPGGTLYRGREGMWSWVLHRITGVAIFFFLLVHILDTSLIRVSPEAYNAVIGTYKNPIMGLGEIALVAAIVFHAFNGIRIILIDLWSKGVKYQRAMFWIVIALWVILMAGFVPVQLVHIFSEVN, from the coding sequence GTGTCAGACCAAGCGACAGGGACCCTGCAGCCGGCCAAGACCCGGCCCGGCGGAACTCTGTACCGTGGCCGCGAGGGGATGTGGTCGTGGGTCCTCCACCGCATCACCGGCGTCGCCATCTTCTTCTTCCTTCTCGTCCACATCCTGGACACGTCGCTCATCCGCGTGAGCCCCGAGGCCTACAACGCGGTGATCGGCACCTACAAGAACCCGATCATGGGACTCGGCGAGATCGCCCTCGTCGCGGCCATCGTGTTCCACGCCTTCAACGGCATCCGCATCATCCTGATCGACCTCTGGAGCAAGGGCGTCAAGTACCAGAGGGCCATGTTCTGGATCGTCATCGCGCTCTGGGTGATCCTGATGGCCGGCTTCGTGCCCGTCCAGCTCGTGCACATCTTCTCGGAGGTGAACTGA
- a CDS encoding glycosyltransferase family 4 protein: protein MRVAVVSESFLPTVNGVTTSVLRVLDHLAEEGHEAIVICPDAGAPAEYAGFRIHQVPSVAYRQFPVGLPSPQVQRILAGFGPDVLHAASPFFLGAQAIAAANRMGVPSVAIYQTDVAGFARRNGLGVTSAIAWKYVRWVHEGADLTLAPSAASEYDLRTAGVSRIARWGRGVDLVRYHPNKRRTSAAVALRERLSPDGETVVGYVGRIAPEKQVERLRALRGIGGVSLAIVGDGPSRDAVARELRGIPVTWLGRLGGEDLAAAYAAFDVFAHTGSEETFGQTVQEAHASGLPVVAPRAGGPIDLVEHGVDGLLFRPSDDRALRAAVAMLVRDGALRRRMGEAGRRAVLGRSWDVVCGELTRHYERVILGAVAATAVR from the coding sequence ATGCGGGTCGCAGTGGTCAGCGAGAGCTTCCTCCCCACGGTCAACGGGGTCACGACGAGCGTGCTGCGGGTTCTCGACCATCTGGCGGAGGAAGGACACGAGGCGATCGTCATCTGCCCGGACGCGGGGGCGCCGGCGGAGTACGCCGGGTTCCGCATCCATCAGGTGCCTTCCGTCGCCTACCGGCAGTTCCCGGTGGGGCTGCCGAGCCCGCAGGTGCAGCGCATCCTCGCGGGGTTCGGTCCCGACGTTCTGCACGCGGCCTCCCCGTTCTTCCTGGGCGCGCAGGCGATCGCCGCGGCCAACCGGATGGGCGTCCCCTCCGTCGCGATCTACCAGACCGACGTGGCCGGGTTCGCCCGGAGGAACGGCCTCGGCGTCACCTCGGCCATCGCCTGGAAGTACGTCCGCTGGGTGCACGAGGGCGCCGACCTCACCCTGGCTCCGTCGGCGGCGAGCGAGTACGACCTGCGCACGGCGGGCGTCTCGCGCATCGCCCGCTGGGGCCGCGGCGTCGATCTCGTGCGCTACCACCCCAATAAGAGGAGGACGTCTGCGGCGGTCGCGCTGCGGGAGCGTCTCTCGCCGGACGGCGAGACCGTCGTCGGCTACGTCGGCCGCATCGCGCCGGAGAAGCAGGTGGAGCGCCTGCGCGCCCTGCGCGGGATCGGAGGAGTGTCGCTCGCGATCGTCGGCGACGGCCCCTCGCGCGACGCCGTCGCCCGCGAGCTCCGCGGCATCCCGGTCACCTGGCTCGGCCGCCTCGGCGGCGAGGACCTCGCCGCCGCCTACGCCGCCTTCGACGTGTTCGCCCACACGGGTTCGGAGGAGACGTTCGGCCAGACCGTGCAGGAGGCCCACGCCTCCGGTCTCCCGGTCGTCGCTCCCCGGGCCGGCGGACCGATCGACCTGGTCGAGCACGGGGTGGACGGCCTGCTGTTCCGCCCGTCGGACGACCGGGCGCTGCGCGCCGCCGTCGCCATGCTCGTCCGCGACGGCGCCCTCCGGAGGCGCATGGGGGAGGCGGGCCGACGGGCCGTGCTCGGGCGCAGCTGGGACGTGGTGTGCGGCGAGCTGACGCGGCACTACGAGCGCGTCATCCTGGGCGCTGTGGCCGCGACGGCGGTCCGGTGA
- a CDS encoding ABC transporter ATP-binding protein, giving the protein MKLELRGITKRFGPLVANNHIDLTVEPGEIHCLLGENGAGKSTLMNVLYGFYQPDEGEILLDDVVQHFAGPGDAMKAGIGMVHQHFMLIPVFTVAENVMLGHEQTKFGGRLDLNAARAKVREISARFGFDVDPDALVEDLPVGVQQRVEIIKALSQDAKVLVFDEPTAVLTPQETDELMAIMRQLKEQGTAIVFITHKLREVREVADRITVIRLGTVIGEAQPTATNVELASMMVGRAVSLTVDKKPATPGDPALVVKDLSVIDPLGQIVVNNVSFEVAAGEILAIAGVQGNGQTELTEAIIGLQPRVQGEIVLDGKPIQGNSVRKVLDEGVGFVPEDRNEDGLVGEFTIQENLMLDRSTGEPFVKGGNIQFSYLKQFAEEKVSEFDVRTQSIDEKVGRLSGGNAQKVVLARELSRDLRLFVAAQPTRGLDVGSIEFVHKRIVATRDAGVPVIVVSTELDEVAALADRIAVMYRGGIVGIVPGNTSRDVLGLMMAGESPEQSGAAA; this is encoded by the coding sequence ATGAAGCTCGAACTCCGCGGGATCACCAAACGGTTCGGTCCCCTGGTCGCGAACAACCACATCGATCTCACGGTCGAACCCGGCGAGATCCACTGCCTGCTCGGCGAGAACGGCGCAGGCAAGTCCACCCTCATGAACGTGCTCTACGGGTTCTATCAGCCCGACGAGGGCGAGATCCTGTTGGACGACGTGGTCCAGCATTTTGCCGGTCCCGGCGACGCCATGAAGGCCGGCATCGGCATGGTGCACCAGCACTTCATGCTCATCCCCGTCTTCACGGTCGCCGAGAACGTCATGCTCGGCCACGAGCAGACGAAGTTCGGCGGCCGCCTCGACCTCAACGCCGCGCGGGCCAAGGTCCGCGAGATCTCCGCCCGGTTCGGCTTCGACGTGGACCCCGACGCACTGGTCGAGGACCTCCCGGTCGGCGTCCAGCAGCGCGTCGAGATCATCAAGGCGCTGTCGCAGGACGCCAAGGTGCTCGTCTTCGACGAGCCGACGGCCGTGCTGACGCCCCAGGAGACCGATGAGCTCATGGCGATCATGCGCCAGCTCAAGGAGCAGGGCACCGCGATCGTCTTCATCACCCACAAGCTGCGCGAGGTGCGCGAGGTCGCCGACCGCATCACGGTCATCCGTCTCGGCACGGTGATCGGCGAGGCGCAGCCGACCGCGACCAACGTCGAGCTCGCGTCGATGATGGTGGGCCGGGCGGTGTCGCTCACCGTCGACAAGAAGCCCGCGACGCCCGGCGATCCTGCCCTGGTCGTGAAGGATCTCTCGGTGATCGACCCGCTCGGGCAGATCGTCGTGAACAATGTCAGCTTCGAGGTGGCCGCCGGAGAGATCCTCGCGATCGCCGGCGTGCAGGGCAACGGCCAGACGGAGCTGACGGAGGCGATCATCGGTCTCCAGCCGCGGGTGCAGGGTGAGATCGTGCTCGACGGGAAGCCGATCCAGGGCAACAGCGTCCGCAAAGTGCTCGACGAAGGAGTCGGGTTCGTGCCGGAGGACCGCAACGAGGACGGCCTGGTGGGGGAGTTCACCATCCAGGAGAACCTCATGCTCGACCGTTCGACGGGCGAGCCGTTCGTCAAGGGCGGCAACATCCAGTTCTCGTACCTCAAGCAATTCGCCGAGGAGAAGGTGAGTGAGTTCGACGTCCGCACCCAGTCCATCGACGAGAAGGTCGGCCGGCTCTCCGGCGGCAACGCGCAGAAGGTCGTGCTCGCACGCGAGCTCAGCCGCGACCTGCGGCTGTTCGTGGCGGCGCAGCCGACGCGCGGCCTCGACGTCGGTTCGATCGAGTTCGTGCACAAGCGCATCGTCGCGACCCGGGATGCCGGCGTCCCGGTGATCGTGGTGTCGACCGAGCTCGACGAGGTCGCCGCCCTCGCCGACCGCATCGCCGTGATGTACCGCGGCGGAATCGTAGGAATCGTGCCGGGCAACACGTCTCGCGACGTGCTCGGCCTCATGATGGCCGGCGAATCGCCGGAGCAGTCAGGAGCAGCAGCATGA
- a CDS encoding succinate dehydrogenase iron-sulfur subunit: MSNAVLETPPAPEAPVPSFTVTLIIRRFDPDVDTEPRWQDFDVELYPTDRILDALHKIKWEQDGSLTFRRSCAHGICGSDAMRINGRNRLACKTLIKDLDISKPIYVEAIKGLPLEKDLIVDMEPFFESYREVQPFLVANSKPEKGKERIQSVADRARFDDTTKCILCAACTSSCPVFWTDGQYFGPAAIVNAHRFIFDSRDDNAQVRLDILNDKEGVWRCRTTFNCTDACPRGIQVTQAIAEVKQAIMRGKP, encoded by the coding sequence ATGTCGAACGCCGTGCTCGAGACTCCCCCGGCCCCCGAGGCCCCGGTCCCGTCGTTCACCGTCACCCTCATCATCCGCCGCTTCGACCCGGATGTGGACACGGAACCGCGCTGGCAGGACTTTGACGTCGAGCTGTACCCGACCGACCGAATCCTGGACGCCCTGCACAAGATCAAGTGGGAGCAGGACGGCTCACTGACCTTCCGCCGCTCCTGCGCGCACGGCATCTGCGGGTCGGACGCCATGCGCATCAACGGCCGCAACCGCCTCGCCTGCAAGACGCTGATCAAGGACCTCGACATCTCGAAGCCGATCTACGTCGAGGCGATCAAGGGCCTGCCGCTCGAGAAGGACCTCATCGTCGACATGGAGCCCTTCTTCGAGTCGTACCGCGAGGTGCAGCCGTTCCTCGTCGCGAACTCGAAGCCGGAGAAGGGCAAGGAGCGCATCCAGTCGGTCGCCGACCGCGCCCGCTTCGACGACACCACCAAGTGCATCCTCTGCGCCGCGTGCACGTCGTCCTGCCCGGTGTTCTGGACCGACGGCCAGTACTTCGGCCCTGCGGCGATCGTGAACGCGCACCGCTTCATCTTCGACTCGCGCGACGACAACGCCCAGGTGCGCCTCGACATCCTCAACGACAAGGAGGGCGTGTGGCGCTGCCGCACGACCTTCAACTGCACCGACGCCTGCCCGCGCGGCATCCAGGTCACGCAGGCGATCGCCGAGGTGAAGCAGGCGATCATGCGCGGGAAGCCCTGA
- a CDS encoding magnesium and cobalt transport protein CorA — protein sequence MANQNRRGIPMPFVTRTRRVEPPSPAVATSPVEASAGRRSMVDSAIYADGVRVASPTSLAETYAALDRTPGGVAWIGLYRPSEQELLSLSEEFNLHPLAIEDAIVAHQRPKLERYDTVLFVVLKAANYLDVPEEVDFGELHLFVGRNFVITVRHSESPDLSHVRQRMESEPELLALGPQAILYAIIDAVVDAYSPVVAGLANDIDEIETQVFGGDALVSRRIYELSREVIDFQRATHPLSAVMLALERGSVKYGVTQELERRLRDVADHLTQVNERVDGFRYLLRDILTVNSTLVSERQNEEMTRLAHSSNRQGEEVKKISSWAAILFAPSLIAGIYGMNFTHMPELAWPLGYPLALLAMLGLSGLLYSIFKRRGWL from the coding sequence ATGGCCAACCAGAATCGTCGCGGCATCCCGATGCCCTTCGTGACGCGCACCCGCCGGGTCGAGCCTCCCTCTCCGGCCGTCGCGACGTCGCCGGTCGAAGCGTCCGCCGGCCGGCGGAGCATGGTCGACAGTGCGATCTACGCCGACGGCGTCCGCGTCGCCTCCCCGACCTCCCTCGCCGAGACCTATGCGGCGCTCGACCGCACCCCGGGCGGTGTCGCCTGGATCGGCCTCTACCGGCCGAGCGAGCAGGAGCTGCTGTCGCTGTCGGAGGAGTTCAACCTCCACCCGCTGGCGATCGAGGACGCCATCGTCGCCCACCAGCGTCCAAAGCTCGAGCGGTACGACACGGTGCTCTTCGTCGTCCTCAAGGCGGCGAACTACCTGGACGTCCCGGAGGAGGTCGACTTCGGCGAGCTCCACCTCTTCGTCGGGCGCAACTTCGTCATCACGGTCCGCCACAGCGAGTCGCCGGACCTCTCGCACGTCCGCCAGAGGATGGAGAGCGAGCCGGAGCTGCTCGCGCTCGGACCGCAGGCGATCCTGTACGCCATCATCGACGCGGTGGTGGACGCGTACAGCCCGGTCGTCGCCGGTCTCGCCAACGACATCGACGAGATCGAGACCCAGGTGTTCGGCGGGGACGCCCTGGTCTCCCGCCGCATCTACGAGCTGTCGCGCGAGGTGATCGACTTCCAGCGGGCGACGCATCCGCTCTCGGCCGTGATGCTCGCGCTGGAACGCGGCTCGGTGAAGTACGGGGTGACCCAGGAGCTCGAACGCCGCCTGCGCGACGTCGCCGACCACCTCACCCAGGTGAATGAGCGCGTCGACGGGTTCCGCTATCTGCTTCGCGACATCCTGACGGTGAACTCGACGCTCGTCTCCGAACGGCAGAACGAGGAGATGACCCGGCTGGCGCACTCGAGCAACCGGCAGGGCGAAGAGGTCAAGAAGATCTCGTCGTGGGCGGCCATCCTGTTCGCGCCGTCGCTCATCGCCGGCATCTACGGCATGAACTTCACGCACATGCCGGAACTGGCGTGGCCGCTCGGGTACCCGCTCGCCCTCCTGGCGATGCTCGGGCTGAGCGGTCTGCTGTACTCCATCTTCAAGAGGCGCGGCTGGCTCTGA
- the sdhA gene encoding succinate dehydrogenase flavoprotein subunit, with protein sequence MTTEATESTVIDGVHYHEFDIVIVGAGGAGMRAAIEAGPHARTAVISKLYPTRSHTGAAQGGMAAALANVEEDSWEWHTFDTVKGGDYLVDQDAAEILAKEAIDAVIDLENMGLPFNRTPEGKIDQRRFGGHTRDHGKAPVRRACYAADRTGHMILQTLFQNCVKLGINFFNEFYVLDVIMTDVDGVPQPAGVVAYELSTGELHVFHSKAIIFATGGFGKIFKTTSNAHTLTGDGVGIIWRKGLPLEDMEFFQFHPTGLAGLGILLTEGARGEGAILRNASGERFMERYAPTIKDLAPRDIVARCMVQEVAEGRGAGPHKDYVLLDCTHLGAEVLETKLPDITEFARTYLGVDPVVEPVPVMPTAHYAMGGIPTNTAAEVLRDNTTVVPGLYAAGECACVSVHGSNRLGTNSLLDINVFGKRAGNNAVEYVKTADFVPLPEDPAGAVRGMIDELRTSTGTERIAAIRKELQDEMDRNAQVFRTDESLAQVTQTIHELRDRYRKVQVQDKGKRYNTDLLEAVELGFLLDLAEVVVYSARNRKESRGGHMRDDFPKRDDENYMKHTMAYLTGDPHSSDAADHITLDWKPVVVTRYQPMERKY encoded by the coding sequence GTGACAACAGAAGCTACTGAATCCACCGTCATCGACGGCGTCCACTACCACGAGTTCGACATCGTCATCGTCGGCGCCGGCGGCGCCGGGATGCGCGCGGCGATCGAGGCGGGCCCGCACGCCCGCACCGCCGTGATCTCGAAGCTCTACCCGACGCGCTCCCACACGGGCGCGGCGCAGGGCGGCATGGCCGCCGCGCTCGCGAACGTCGAGGAGGACAGCTGGGAGTGGCACACCTTCGACACCGTCAAGGGCGGCGACTACCTCGTCGACCAGGACGCCGCGGAGATCCTCGCCAAGGAGGCCATCGACGCGGTCATCGACCTCGAGAACATGGGCCTCCCGTTCAACCGGACCCCCGAGGGCAAGATCGACCAGCGCCGGTTCGGCGGCCACACCCGCGACCACGGCAAGGCGCCGGTGCGCCGCGCCTGCTACGCGGCCGACCGCACCGGCCACATGATCCTGCAGACGCTGTTCCAGAACTGCGTCAAGCTCGGCATCAACTTCTTCAACGAGTTCTACGTGCTCGACGTGATCATGACGGACGTCGACGGCGTCCCCCAGCCGGCCGGCGTCGTCGCCTACGAGCTGTCGACCGGCGAGCTGCACGTCTTCCACTCGAAGGCGATCATCTTCGCCACCGGCGGCTTCGGCAAGATCTTCAAGACCACCTCCAACGCGCACACGCTGACCGGCGACGGCGTCGGCATCATCTGGCGCAAGGGCCTCCCGCTCGAGGACATGGAGTTCTTCCAGTTCCACCCGACCGGCCTCGCCGGGCTCGGCATCCTCCTCACCGAGGGAGCCCGCGGCGAGGGCGCCATCCTCCGCAACGCCTCGGGCGAGCGCTTCATGGAGCGCTACGCGCCGACCATCAAGGACCTCGCGCCGCGCGACATCGTCGCCCGCTGCATGGTGCAGGAGGTCGCGGAAGGACGAGGCGCCGGCCCGCACAAGGACTACGTGCTGCTCGACTGCACGCACCTCGGCGCCGAAGTCCTGGAGACCAAGCTCCCGGACATCACCGAGTTCGCCCGCACCTACCTCGGCGTCGACCCGGTGGTCGAGCCCGTCCCGGTGATGCCGACCGCGCACTACGCCATGGGCGGCATCCCGACCAACACCGCCGCCGAAGTGCTGCGCGACAACACCACCGTCGTCCCCGGCCTCTACGCCGCGGGCGAGTGCGCCTGCGTCTCGGTGCACGGCTCGAACCGGCTCGGCACCAACTCGCTGCTCGACATCAACGTCTTCGGCAAGCGCGCGGGCAACAACGCGGTGGAGTACGTCAAGACCGCCGACTTCGTGCCGCTGCCCGAAGACCCGGCCGGTGCCGTCCGCGGCATGATCGACGAGCTCCGCACCTCCACCGGCACGGAGCGCATCGCCGCCATCCGCAAGGAGCTGCAGGACGAGATGGACCGGAACGCCCAGGTGTTCCGCACCGACGAGTCGCTCGCCCAGGTCACCCAGACCATCCACGAGCTGCGCGACCGCTACCGCAAGGTGCAGGTGCAGGACAAGGGCAAGCGCTACAACACCGACCTGCTGGAGGCCGTCGAGCTCGGCTTCCTGCTCGATCTCGCCGAAGTCGTCGTCTACTCCGCGCGCAACCGCAAGGAGTCGCGCGGCGGCCACATGCGCGACGACTTCCCGAAGCGCGACGACGAGAACTACATGAAGCACACCATGGCCTACCTCACCGGCGACCCGCACTCGTCGGACGCGGCAGACCACATCACGCTCGACTGGAAGCCCGTCGTCGTGACCCGCTACCAGCCGATGGAGAGGAAGTACTGA